Proteins co-encoded in one Oreochromis aureus strain Israel breed Guangdong linkage group 3, ZZ_aureus, whole genome shotgun sequence genomic window:
- the LOC120436331 gene encoding interferon-induced protein with tetratricopeptide repeats 5-like: MSEDSSALLSRLQQLQCHFTWDLKPDVSPKRLITRTEIDIEFHQSPYKGAGCSYSLLAYFRYLQDQREEALSLLNQSEETIRESYGDESEKRLIVTYGDMAWLKYHDGDFAQSKSYCQRVEDILVKYPTGSSGSLLPEVYGEQGWAYFKVSRSSISKAIDCFRKALEVQTHDVEWNTCYSVVLFCGEEWVSENLQKDEESQAIKQLRFALEINPDNAALQCMLGAKLAAYKKYEEAESLVMKALENDPDNPHIIRHSGKYLRNQNRLDEAVVVFERGLKRGTQLSSFNYQLALCYKQKMIAEECRRPFSNREKVRKWRRICISHLEESVKRKRPFVRAWADLALLCAEEGDMSRAEEAYQQCLEKLPEVEEEKDCQTIHQRCGDFHLYHKKNEAQAIAHYTKGLLIPLKKYEWRQCAKKLKQIADRRLSKNQGDGEALALLGQVARAEGDCKKAAFFYEKALNYDKDNEEYLSALCELRLELQGSSSD, translated from the exons ATGAG TGAAGATAGCAGCGCTCTGCTCAGCAGGCTGCAGCAGTTGCAGTGTCACTTCACCTGGGATCTGAAGCCGGACGTGTCCCCAAAAAGACTGATCACCCGAACAGAGATTGACATAGAGTTTCATCAGAGTCCGTATAAAGGAGCAGGTTGCTCCTACAGCCTCTTGGCTTATTTCAG GTATCTTCAGGATCAACGAGAGGAAGCGCTGTCACTTTTAAACCAATCAGAGGAGACCATCAGGGAGAGTTATGGTGATGAGAGTGAGAAGCGGCTCATTGTGACGTATGGAGACATGGCCTGGCTGAAATACCATGATGGAGACTTTGCACAGTCAAAAAGCTACTGTCAGAGAGTCGAGGACATACTG GTGAAGTATCCCACTGGTTCATCAGGAAGTCTCCTTCCAGAGGTGTACGGGGAACAAGGCTGGGCCTATTTTAAGGTGTCGAGGTCTTCTATATCAAAAGCCATCGACTGTTTTCGTAAAGCACTTGAAGTACAGACTCATGATGTTGAGTGGAACACCTGCTACTCCGTTGTCCTCTTTTGCGGAGAAGAG TGGGTTTCAGAAAATTTACAGAAAGATGAGGAATCCCAGGCCATCAAACAGCTTCGCTTTGCATTGGAGATTAACCCAGATAACGCTGCTCTGCAGTGCATGCTGGGTGCGAAGCTGGCGGCCTATAAGAAATACGAAGAGGCTGAGAGTCTGGTGATGAAAGCGctagaaaatgatcctgataACCCTCATATCATCCGCCACTCAGGAAAATACTTACGTAATCAG aATCGACTGGATGaggctgttgttgtgtttgagcGAGGACTGAAAAGGGGCACTCAGTTATCTTCCTTCAACTACCAGCTGGCTCTGTGCTACAAGCAGAAAATGATTGCTGAGGAGTGTCGCAGGCCCTTCAGCAACAGAG AAAAGGTGCGTAAGTGGAGGCGTATTTGTATCAGTCACCTTGAAGAATCTGTGAAGAGGAAGAGACCTTTTGTCCGGGCGTGGGCTGATCTGGCACTGCTGTGTGCAGAGGAAGGGGATATGAGCAG GGCTGAGGAGGCCTATCAGCAGTGCTTGGAGAAGTTaccagaggtggaggaggaaaaGGATTGTCAGACTATCCATCAGCGCTGCGGTGACTTTCATCTTTATCACAAAAAAAATGAGGCTCAAGCCATCGCTCACTATACCAAG ggGCTGCTGATACCACTGAAAAAATATGAGTGGAGACAGTGTGCTAAG AAACTGAAGCAGATCGCTGACAGACGTCTGTCAAAGAATCAGGGTGATGGTGAAGCTCTCGCTCTGCTGGGTCAGGTGGCCAGAGCTGAGGGCGACTGCAAGAAAGCTGCTTTTTTTTATGAGAAAGCTCTGAACTATGACAAGGACAATGAAGAGTACCTGTCTGCTCTGTGCGAGCTGCGCCTGGAGCTGCAGGGATCATCCTCTGATTAA
- the LOC120434086 gene encoding pneumococcal serine-rich repeat protein-like: MDPAAVNPSEELRDDIIFNVENLLSLWLEHPPEELRHAVESRLQRLFSGLPWLLASLSPTMQAFLHLTPHLLSATPASLPDSPDVTLPGLLEPSAGRKCRSRRRRTTPQPDIRTFNSPAVLIACSAAALSSVFWCHSTAAFRIQALQEEQAAAKEGLCGGRHWAYSAAILCFVFGTFKIGATQTSHLLVPASLHHSSPASSSCPASSSSVSCPAAALSSVSCPAAVSSAPSFTLSAASSAPSFTLSAASSAPSFTLSAASSAPSFTLSAVSSAPSFTLSAGPSAACRPGPSAARSSVSSASSAACSSVSSASSAARSSVSSASSAARSSVSSASSASSAARSSDSSASSASSASSSSVSSASSAARSSVSSASSASSASSASSAAHSSVSSASSAAHSSVSSASSSSVSSASSTACSSVSSASSASSASSAAHSSVSSASSAAHSSVSSASSSSVSSASSAAHSSVSSASSSSVSSASSAARSSVSSASSASSASSAAHSSVSSASSAAHSSVSSASSSSVSSASSAARSSVSSASSASSAARSSVSSASSAARSSVSSASSAARSSVSSASSAARSSVSSASSAARSSVSSASSAARSSVPCAPSVTCR; this comes from the exons atggacccagcagcagtAAATCCGTCCGAGGAGCTTCGGGACGACATCATTTTTAATGTGGAGAATCTTCTCAGCCTGTGGCTGGAACACCCCCCGGAAGAGCTTCGCCACGCAGTGGAAAGCCGGCTACAACGTCTCTTTTCCGGCCTGCCATGGCTGTTGGCGTCTCTTTCCCCGACCATGCAGGCCTTTCTCCACCTCACACCACACCTTCTCTCTGCCACTCCTGCCTCGCTGCCCGACTCGCCGGATGTGACCTTGCCTGGCCTGTTGGAGCCGTCGGCGGGGAGGAAATGTCGATCGCGCCGCCGGCGCACCACCCCACAGCCAGACATTCGGACTTTTAAttcgccggctgtg CTCATCGCCTGCTCAGCAGCCGCTCTCAGCTCAGTTTTCTGGTGTCACTCCACCGCGGCTTTCAGAATTCAGGCCCTGCAGGAGGAGCAAGCAGCGGCGAAAGAAGGATTATGTGGTGGAAGACACTGGGCTTACTCCGCTGCaatcctttgctttgtttttgggactttcaAGATCGGAGCTACACAAACTTCCCACCTCCTCGTCCCAGCCTCGCTCCACCACTCCtccccagcctccagtagctgcccagcctccagtagctcagttagctgccccgcagccgctctcagctcagttagctgccccgcagcagtctccagtgctcccagcttcaccctcagtgcagcctccagtgctcccagcttcaccctcagtgcagcctccagtgctcccagcttcaccctcagtgcagcctccagtgctcccagcttcaccctcagtgcagtctccagtgctcccagcttcaccctcagtgcaggccccagtgccgcctgtcgtccaggccccagtgccgcccgtagctcagtctccagtgcctccagtgccgcctgtagctcagtctccagtgcctccagtgccgcccgtagctcagtctccagtgcctccagtgccgcccgtagctcagtctccagtgcctccagtgcctccagtgccgcCCGTAGCTCAgactccagtgcctccagtgcctccagtgcctccagtagctcagtctccagtgcctccagtgccgcccgtagctcagtctccagtgcctccagtgcctccagtgcctccagtgcctccagtgccgcccatagctcagtctccagtgcctccagtgccgcccatagctcagtctccagtgcctccagtagctcagtctccagtgcctccagtaccgcctgtagctcagtctccagtgcctccagtgcctccagtgcctccagtgccgcccatagctcagtctccagtgcctccagtgccgcccatagctcagtctccagtgcctccagtagctcagtctccagtgcctccagtgccgcccatagctcagtctccagtgcctccagtagctcagtctccagtgcctccagtgccgcccgtagctcagtctccagtgcctccagtgcctccagtgcctccagtgccgcccatagctcagtctccagtgcctccagtgccgcccatagctcagtctccagtgcctccagtagctcagtctccagtgcctccagtgccgcccgtagctcagtctccagtgcctccagtgcctccagtgccgcccgtagctcagtctccagtgcctccagtgccgcccgtagctcagtctccagtgcctccagtgccgcccgtagctcagtctccagtgcctccagtgccgcccgtagctcagtctccagtgcctccagtgccgcccgtagctcagtctccagtgcctccagtgccgcCCGTAGCTCAGTCCCCTGTGcccccagtgtcacctgtaggtAA